In the Dolichospermum flos-aquae CCAP 1403/13F genome, GAAATTGTTCTTCTCTAACTGCGGCTAAAAATTGACTAATAGCATAATCAGCAGGTTTTTGATAATATTTAAAATCCCAACTTATTTGTAAGTGATGATTTTGACGTTGGACGATAAAGCCTAAATATTTTAAAGCTTGAAATCCTAAATATAGGCTTTGGTCACTAATACCCAATTTCTCTAAAATCTGCACACGGGTAACTAGCTGGTTTGTGCGACCAAGATATTTAGCAATACCTACCAGAGTTACTAAAACATCTCTAGGAGTCTGATTTTGGGGTTTTCTCCAAGCAATCACTAATTGTTTTTGTTGATTTAGCGATTGTTTCCACCATAACCGGAGATTATCCCAATTAGTAGGACAATTTTTCATGATTAATAATGATTTTTCTGATTTTAATTCTCCTAAATCTTCCTGATTTCTCCAATCTAAAATCATTGCCGAATTCTGAGTTTTCAGTTCAGTTCCCGTATGGGAACGTAATGCAACTAATCTAATTTCATAGCGGTTTTTAAAGCTATTAAAATCAATTTCGGCAATACAATCACATTTACCTATAGGCAATTCTTCCTTATAATGTCCCCACCAAATTCCTGGAAAAGGATTATTAGTAGAATCATCTCGAATGTTAAAATCAGTTTTAATATATTGGATTTTATTTCCTTTTAAATCTTGTTCATTTCTATGCCAAGAATTTTCAAACCAACAATTTTTAATTAGTAGCTTGGGAATAGGATTTCCCATACCACAGGGTTCTAAAAGTTTCAATTCTAAAAATAAATCTTTACCCAAATCTGCAACGGTCACCACCAAATCAGCTTGGACTGTGGGAGTAAGATTAATTCCTCCTAAAGATTGGCGTAATTTCTGGTTAATTGCGGCTGTAAATAAGGGGATATTTTCTACTAATAAACTCAAACCCGCTGCAAAAGGATGTCCACCAAAACGATCTAATAAATGGGCTTGTTCTTGAACTAATTGATATAAATCAACAGAATTAATTGAACGTGCCGAACCTCGCGCAAAGGATGGGCTAGAATCTGTCTTATTCTCCTTTGCTTCTGTACTTAATAAAATTGTCGGTCGTCCCGTTTCTTGGGCAATTTGACCAGCAACCAAACCCAAAACACCACCTGCCCATTGAGGATCTTCTAAAACAATGACGCTGGTAGTGGATAAGTCTAATTGATTGAGTTTTTTCGTAACTTGGACTTGGACATCTTTTTGTAAAGACTTACGACGGGAATTAGCTAATTCTGTTTCTTCTGCAAGTTGTTGACAACGCTGCATATCTCTACTCGTCAATAATTCTACACAAAAACTAGCGTCACCATGAATGCGACTAACCGCATTAATTCGCGGTCCCAAACCAAAAGAAATATCTGTAGGGCGATCGCCACTTTTCTGGCATAATTCTAATAACTTACCCACACCTGGCCTTCTTCTGGCTGTTGGTAGTTTTTGATAATCCGTGTGTAATTGTTGAATTCCCAATTGTGCCAAATACCGACAATCACCACTTAATTGGACCAAATCGGCAATTAATCCCACTGCAACTAAATCTAGTAAATCAGTTAAAGGATGTGCAGGAATATCTGGCAAACTTATATATAAAGCTTCCACCAATTTATAAGCAACAGCCACACCAGAAAGATGATATAAAGGATGTTCCTTAGCTAAATAACGAGGATTGATAATTGCGACTACGGGAGGACGTTCTGAGGGTAATGTATGATGGTCAGTCACAATCACATCTATCCCTAAACTTTGGGCATAAATGATTTCGGCAATATTTGTACTGCCCGTATCACAAGTAACAATTAACTGACAACCTTGTGCAGCTAAAATATCAATTCCTGGTTTATTTAAACCATGAGATTCAGTTAAACGATTGGGAATATAATAACTTAATTGACGATGTTGCTGAAAAAATTCACCCAAACCATCCCATAATACCGCAGTCGAAGTAATTCCATCTGCATCAAAATCTCCCCAAATAACAATTTTTGCTCCCGTTTTCCCCGCAGTAATTAACCTTTCTATAGCTAAATTCATTTCCTGTCCAAATTCAAAAGAACTGGCAGGTTGATAACTTTGATAATTAATAAAAGCCGCTAATTTTTCCTGATCTTGAATTCCCCGTTGCCAAAATAATTGAGCCGCAAAATCACCACCTGTTGGGTAACTTTTCACTAATTCAATAAACCAATCAGGGGGTTTTTCCGTTCCTGTTAAAATCCATTCCATTTTAGATCACATTCTCTTGTATTTCTCTCCGTGCCTGGAGCGTCTCTGCGTGAGACCAGGAATTTATTCATTAGACATCTGGTGAAAATTAAATATGCGTGACTTACAACCCTTGTAGAGACGTTCCATGGAACGTCTCTACATTCTTTTCTGAAGATGTCTATTAGGAATTGCTTCTGTTTTGCCAGAACCCATGGTAGTCCGGGTACGTTTATAACCATGCTTAAACTGCTGTGATATTTGTGCAATATAGATTTTAGCAGTTTTTGACCCCGATTTTCTGTTTATTTGTGAGAAATCCGGGCTAGGAGAAGCATTATTAGACTTCGTGGACATTACCGACCTAGAACAATAGCTAACACCCACACAGACCTGATCTAAGCTACTTTTTTGAAATTTTAATTTCCCTCTGCGGGACTAGCTTATAATTACCAAGGGGCTGATGATGCTCCTGTACTTGTAAGTCTAAGGGGGATAGATGACAATTAAACGGTTGCTGTTAATTGGGCTAACTTTGTTAGCAATAATGTTGTCGGGCTTATCTTTATTGAATAGCTGGCAAAAACCTCAGTTCCAGAGTCGTCTAGAATTGTACCAGACTAATATCGTCTTACAAGCCCAAGCATGGAAACCAGAAGATAGCAGCGACAAAAGTATTCAAACACTTCAAGAATCTATTCTCGGTGCAAATCCTTTAGAAAGTGCGATAAAGCAATATCAGGAAGCAAGTGAATCTATTCAAACTAGTTTAGAGACAACTAATAAAAAATTAGCAGCACTACAATCTTCAGCAGTTACTCCTGTTTCCGCAGAGGAAAAAAGTTTACAGAAATCTAGCCAACAACAAGGAAAATTGTTAGCGGAAGTAGATTTGCGGTTGGGAATTTTGCAAGCACAGCAACAGGAAGCAGATAAGGCTATTAAAACTTGGAATCAATTACAGCAATATTCAGATATCAACCCCAAATATCAAGAAACTGCTCAAGTATTAAGCGGAATATGGAGTAAACCTCCCCGTCTATTACCCAAAGCTGAACAAATAATTCAACAAAATTTAAATAGTTGGTTTCGTTTTACGGCTTTAGATCAATTATATCAACTTCAACAACGTCAAGAAGCTTTATTATCTCTGAAAATTGCCCAACAAGCAGCAGCAACCCAAGCATTGTTAAAATTAGCGATAATTGCTACTATCCCCACCTTAACAGCTTTTATAGGGATAATTCTGCTGCTTTTCTTATTGGTTCAACGCTTGCTTAAAGGTCAAGCATCCATATTAGCGACAAATGGCAATTTGGTTTGGTCAACTCCTTGGAATTGGGAAATAATTATTCAGGTTTTTATCCTGGGATTTTTCTTGATGGGGCAATTATTTATACCAGAATTATTATCTATTTTGCCTATTCCTCGTGGTACAGGAAATGCCAGAATTGAGGCTTTTATGGTTTTAGTTAGTTATATGTTTGTGGCTTTTGGTTGCTTTTCAGTTCTATATTTTTCCATTAGGCGTTTTTTCCCCCTTCCTGAGAACTGGTTTCGCTTCAATTTCTTCAGTAATTGGTTTTTGTGGGGACTCGGTGGCTATTGTACAGCTTTACCGATTGTGGTGATAGTATCACTGATTAATCAAAAATTGTGGCAAGGACAAGGTGGCAGTAATCCACTTTTACAAATGGCACTAGAAAGCCGGGATAATACCGCATTGGGGATATTTTTCTTTACCGCAGCCATAGCTGCACCGTTTTTTGAGGAATTCCTATTTCGCGGCTTTTTATTACCATCTCTGACTCGTTATACGTCGGTTTGGGGGGCAATTTTGATCAGTAGCTTGTTATTCGCGGCTGCTCACCTAAGTTTATCAGAAATACTGCCGCTGTCAGCATTAGGAATCGTCTTAGGAATAGTTTACACGCGATCGCGCAATTTACTTTCTTCTATGCTTCTCCACAGTCTTTGGAATAGTGGCACATTAATTAGTTTGTTTCTTTTAGGTAGTAATAATTAAGTTAGTTGTCAGTAGGGGCGAAGCATTTGGAAGATAAATTATCGGTCATTGCCAAAAATAGTTCTCCAAATGCTTCGCCCGTACAGTTGTCAGCATTTGGAAGATAAATTATCGGTCATTGCCAAAAATAGTTCTCCAAATGCTTCGCCCGTACAGTTGTCAGCATTTGGAAGATAAATTATCGGTTATTGCCAAAAATAGTTCTCCAAATGCTTCGCCCGTACAGTTGTCAGTTGTCAGGGAACAGGTCAAGATAATTCCTTAGAGGGTGTTTGAAAAGTTTTGAATGTATAGACTGACCCCTCTCCAAACCTCTCCCCTTGCAGGGGAGAGGCTTTAAAACCCCCATTCCCTTGCAGGGAAGGGGGGTAGGGGGGTTAGGTTTTTGGAGATTACTGGTTTAATATAATACTTTTCAAACAACCTCTTAGGTTGTTGGTAACTGTTTTTATTCTCACTGCTAACTACTTAATTACTTCTCAAACAAAATCCTCCGGATTTCATAACAATAAATATGTAGAAAAATCTATAGTGTCGGATCTTTACTAACTTTGAGGTTAATTACTACCTGAAAATTAGCGAAGATACTGCACAATATTTTTCTGCCAAATTTGTGATGTTTTATCAGAAAATTTGATATTTTTACGATTACTTTTCAGAAAAAATTATCCACATTTAAATCTTACCAATTACCAATTACCAATCACCAATCACCAATCACCAATCACCAATCACCAATCACCAATCACCAATCACCAATCATCAAGGAGTATAACTAAATATGAGTAATCTCAACCCATCATACACTACTAAACAACTGTTGGCTGGTTATGCTGGAATTATTTTTGGTGGATTTGGGCTGCATAAATTTATTCTTGGTTACACATCAGAAGGTTTTATTATGTTAGCAATTTCTGTAATTGGTGGCTCTTTTACCTACGGATTTACATTGATAGTTATGCAAATCGTTGGTTTGATTGAAGCCATGATTTACTTCAATAAACCCCATGAAGAATTTGTTAATACTTATTTTGTGAATAAGCAAGGTTGGTTTTAGAAAGTTTATTAATTGGAATTGATATGCAAATTATCAAACACAACCAAATTCACTTACTCATTTTACTAATGATGAGTATGGGATATTTCAGCATCGTATCAGATTGGGAAATTAATTATTTCTGCAAAAGCCTGATTTTGATGTTACCAGTACAATTAACGGCTGTAATTTACACAGCTAAAAGCAAACTATGATTTTTGTGATTTAAATGATTTTTAGGATTTTGGTGAAAGTGGCAGATTTCGCTTAACCTCAAAAATAACATCTGAACTATGATTTTTGTGATTTTGAGGATTTTGAGGATTTTGGGGAGTTGGGGAAACTTAATATTGTTCACTTAGTCAAAGTGGCAGATTTGGCTTAACCTCAAAGTAGAGACGCTAGTTATTAAGCGCTAAACTAACAAGAACGAACCTAAAAACTGGCCATGCAACTGATCCCCAAATCTGAAATAGTTATAGAATCTGCCCCTCCCACAAAAATACTTAACTCAGAGAAAATTATTTTAGATGTTGGAGGGATGAAGTGTGCTGGATGTGTTAATGCGGTAGAAAAACAGCTTATTCAGCATCCAGGAGTTAAAAGCGTTTGTGTTAATCTCGCAACAGAAGTCGCAGTCGTAGAGGCGGAAATTGGTACTGTAGATGCAGAGGCGTTAATTCAGGGATTAACGGCTACAGGATTTCCTAGCCAATTACGGACGGCTAAAGGTGCTGGTGATAAATCTACAATCCCTAACCCAGAAGTAAGACAACGCCAAGAAATGCAGGGGATAGTTAGACAGTTAGGAATTGCTAGTTTACTACTGTTACTATCGGGAATTGGTCATTTTGGTAATATTGGATCTGTTATTTTTCCGTTTTTAAATGACATTTGGTTTCATTGTGGACTGGCTACTATCGCCATTATTATTCCTGGTAGACCAATTTTAGTGGAAGGTTGGCTAGGTTGGCGACGGGGTGCGCCGAATATGAATACCCTCATTGGTTTGGGAACTCTAACAGCCTATATTGCCAGTTTGGTGGCGTTATTGTTTCCCCAAATGGGTTGGGAATGCTTTTTTGATGAACCGGTGATGATGTTGGGTTTTATTCTTTTGGGGAGAACTTTAGAAAAACAGGCTAGAGTCCGTGCGGCTAAAGCGTTTCGCCAATTGTTAGCTTTAGTGCCGCAAACAGCCCGGTTAATTATTAATCCAGAATCGGAAAAATTGATTGCTGGGGCTAATATTATGGAAATTCCGGCGGAACAGGTGCGTGTGGGTGAATGGTTGCAGGTGTTACCGGGGGATAAAATTCCGGTAGATGGTGAAGTGCGCTTTGGACAAACTACCATAGATGAATCCATGCTGACAGGGGAATCTGTACCCGTGATGAAGCAAGCAGGAGATACTGTGACTGGAGGCACTTTAAATCAGTCAGGAGCGATCGCTATTCAAGCTACTCGCACTGGTGATGATACAATTCTAGCCCAAATTGTGGCTTTGGTAGAAGCTGCCCAAACTCGCAAAGCCCCAGTTCAAAAATTAGCAGATACGGTGGCTGGATATTTTACCTATGGTGTCTTAACAGCGGCTGGTTTAACCTTCCTATTTTGGTATTTGTTGGGAACTCATCTTTGGCCAGATGTGACGATGACTGGTGGCATGATCATGGCTCACAATATGGGACATAATCCCCAGCATTTAATCCCCCATACCCAATATTCTGCCCTGTTAATTAGTTTAAAATTAGCGATCGCTGTCATGGTAGTTGCTTGTCCCTGTGCGTTAGGATTAGCTACCCCTACAGCCATCTTAGTGGGAACAGGTATGGGTGCAGAACGGGGATTATTAATCAAAGGTGGCGACGTTTTAGAAAAAGTCCATAAACTAGACACGGTAGTTTTTGATAAAACCGGAACTCTCACCACAGGTAAACCCACCGTAACTGATTGTCTAGTTATTACCGAATCAACTTTACCATTATCTCTCATTCAACTAGCCGCAGCCGTAGAAAGCGGTACTTATCATCCCCTCGCTACAGCCATTCAGCAAGAAGCCAAACGCCAAGATTTAGCTATTCCCCATGCTGTAGAATTCCATACTGAACCAGGTATGGGCGTATCCGCTGTCGTTGAGGGAAAAAAAGTTCTTTTAGGTAACTGGGAATGGTTTAATTACCACCAAATTAATATTACTGAAACCGCAGAAAAACAGGGACAAAGACTAGCTACAGAGGGAAAAACCGTAATTGGTGTAGCTGTAGATGGAACTTTAACCGGATTAATTGCTGTTAGTGATACCCTCAGACCAGATGCAAAAACCGCAGTAGATAAACTCCGACAAATGGGTTTGCGAGTTATGCTCCTGAGTGGTGATAGATTAGAAGCAGCCAGTGCGATCGCTAAACAACTAGGAATCGCCAACACCGACATCATGGCAGGTATCCCCCCAGCCCAAAAAGCAGCCACCATTCAATCTCTTCAATGTGGGAAAATCAAAACTTATGTCGCTATGGTAGGAGATGGCATCAATGACGCTCCAGCCTTATCACAGGCAGATGTGGGCATCGCTTTACATTCAGGAACAGATGTCGCTATGGAAACTGCTGAAATTATTTTAATGCGAAATTCCCTAACCGATGTTGTCAAGGCGATTCAGTTAAGTCGAGCCACTTTTAAGACCATTCGTCAGAATTTATTTTGGGCTTTTGCCTATAATACAATAGGTATTCCCCTCGCGGCTGGTGTATTATTACCTAGCTGGGGTTTTGTTCTCGGTCCTGCCAGTGCAGCGGCATTAATGGCCTTTAGCTCCGTTAGTGTTGTTACCAACTCAATTTTATTAAGGAGGTTTGCCCCATAGTTAATGATTTTACCAATTTTTCTGTAATCTCCAAGAATTGCAAAAAAAGATTTCCCGGTAGTGCGGGCATATTGCCCGCTACATAAGTACCTCATAACACCGGAAAGTGCTGTAAATTAAGATTTGTCCTTTATTTAATTCCCATTCCTCAGTAGGTATACTAAACACGGGTGAGATTTAAACTTTTGCCAAATGACAAAGAACCCAGATGTGTAGGGGTTTAGCACTGCTAAACCCCTACGTTTAGAATCAAACAATCAAGCCGTTTTGAGTATAATCAACAACCAGCAATATCAATGAAAATAGCAATTAGTGGTGCAACAGGATTTGTGGGTAGTCGGTTGGTAGAAAGACTACACACGGAAGGTCATAGAATTTTGGTATTAACCCGCAATCCTACCTTTGCTCAAAAAGTATTTCCCTCCCCAGCTTTTCCTAACTTAGAAATTATTGCCTATACCCCCAGTGTATCCGGCTCTTGGCAAGATGCCATATCTGGTTGTGACGGCGTAGTTAATTTAGCCGGAGAACCCATTGCTGAGGGACGTTGGACACCAGAACGCAAGCAGGAAATTCTCAACACTCGCAAACTAGGAACACAAAAAATTGTCGAAGCTATAGCTAAAGCTAATCCTCACCCCATTGTCCTAGTCAATACTTCGGCTATTGGTTATTACGGAACCAGTGAAACTGCCAGTTTTGATGAAGATAGCGCTTCTGGTAATGACTTTCTCGCTCAAGTCTGTCAAGAGTGGGAAGCGGAAGCGAGAAAGGTAAAAGATACCAATGTGCGGTTAGTAATTTTACGCTTTGGCATTGTTTTGGGTAATGGTGGCGCTTTAGGGAAAATGATTACCCCCTTTAAACTCTTTGCTGGTGGACCTATTGGCAGTGGTCAGCAGTGGTTTTCGTGGATTCACTTAGATGATATTGTCAGTTTAATTATCCAAGCTTTAACTAAACCAACAATGGAGGGAGTATATAATGCCACTGCTCCTCAACCAGTTCGCATGAATGATTTAAGTACCACAATGGGTAACGTCATGAATCGTCCCTCTTGGTTGCCTGTGCCGGGATTCGCCATAGAAGCTATATTAGGAGACGGGGCTAAGGTGGTTTTGGAAGGACAACAGGTTTTACCCAAACGCACTTTAGAGTCAGGTTTTGAATATCAATATCCGAATTTGCAATCAGCACTAACACAAATTCTTACCTAATTCTTAGTTAATAGATAGTTAAAAAATTCACAAATGCTATACAAACGTTTTGGCCGGACAGAAATACAAATGCCTGTGTTTTCCTGCGGAGGAATGCGATATCAATATAAATGGCAAGATGTCACACCAGAGGAAATTCCCGTAGATAATCAGGAAAATTTAGAGGCTGTAATTCGTCGTTCTGTAGAATTGGGAATTAATCATATTGAAACTGCACGCGGTTATGGAACATCAGAAATGCAGTTGGGAAAAATCCTCCCCCAATTTCCTCGTGAAAAATTAATAGTCCAAACTAAAGTTTCTCCTGTTGCAGACCCTCAAGAATTTCGCCAAACTTTTGAAAAATCTTTGGCTTATCTTCAGTTAGATTATGTTGATTTGTTTAGTTTACATGGCATTAATAATGCAGAAACTTGGAATGATAGTATTTGTGAAGGTGGTTGTTTAGAAGTAGCAAAACAGTTACAATCTGAAGGTAAGATTAAATTTATTGGCTTTTCTACTCATGGTCCCACAGAGATAATTTTGCAAGCAATTAATAGTAATCAATTTGATTATGTGAATTTGCATTGGTACTATATTAATCGCCAGAACTGGGCTGCTATTGAAGCTGCAACTAAATTAGATATGGGTGTATTTATTATTAGCCCTTCTAATAAAGGTGGGTTATTATATCAACCTCCCAAAAAGTTAGTGGATTTGTGTGCGCCTTTGAGTCCAATGGTGTTTAATGATTTATTTTGTTTGAGTCATCCTCAAGTGCATACTTTGAGTATAGGTGCAGCCAAACCAACTGATTTTGATGAGCATTTAAAGACTTTGGAATTATTAGATAATGCGGCAGAAATTCTACCACCAATTATTTCCAGATTGGAATCAGAAGCAATCAATATTTTAGGAGAAGATTGGGTAAAAACCTGGGAAACTAATTTACCAACTTGGGAAGAAACTCCAGGGGAAGTAAATATGCGGGTGATTTTGTGGCTGTTAAATTTGGCTTTGGCTTATGATATGATAGACTATGGCAAAATGCGTTATAATCTGTTAGGACAAGCTGATCATTGGTTTCCTGGTAATCGGGCTGATAGGTTAGATGAATTAGATTTACGAGAATGTCTTGTTAATAGTCCCCAAGCTGAAAAAATTCCCCAAATGTTGGCGAAAGCCCACGATATTTTAGGAAGTGCAGAGATAAAGCGTTTGTCTCAGAGTTGAAAATAGGAATAGGTTGATTATCAGCCATGAGACTTTCAATATATAATTCTACAGCTTCTGTGATATTAGCGATCGCTTCTTCAAAAGTATCTCCTTGAGAATGACAGCCCTTAAGAAGGGGACAAAAAGCATGATAGCCTCCATCTTCTTCCCTTTCGAGAATGACGGTGTAATTATAAACTTGTTTGCCCTGATTATTCATATACTTGTAAGTTACTCACTAATAACTATTTTATTATAAACTGTTTTGATAAATTTTAAAGTCAGATTTTAATAATTATTGACCGCAGATAAACGCAGATAAACGCAGATAAAGACGGATGATTTTATGATTCTGTACCACAAAAAATTGATATTAGAAATTTAAAATATCTAAAGATGCTTCCATTTCTAATTCTATTATTCTAGCTTGTGTATCTTTATATTCTGCTAATTTTCCTGCTTGCCAATATAAATTTGCTGCTTTATGGAAATCCTCAACTGCTCCCTGTTTATCTGCAATTTCTAATAGGGCATTTCCTCGGTTATAATAAGCATTAACATAGTGAAAATTCATTTTAATTACCTGAGTATAATCGGCAATTGCTGCTGCATATTTTCCCAAATCAAAATGAGCATTACCCCGACAATAATAAGCATCAATATCATCAGGATTAATTTGGATTACCTGATTATAATCAGTAATTGCTCCTTCATAATCTCCTAATTCAACCCGATCATGTCCACGATTTTTATAACCAATAGCATCCTGAGGATCAATATCAATTATTTGCTTTAATTGCTGTTGTTTATCTAATAAATATCGAGATATTTGTCTATCTTTTTGCGTGGTAGCATAATCAGGATTAAGGTTAATTGCCTGATTATAATCTTCAATTGCTCCTTGAGTATCACCAATATGAGAACGAACATCAGCACGATTTTTATAATTAATCGCAATATGGGGATTAATTCTAATTGCTTGGGTGTAAGCTTCTATGGCTATGTGATAATTACCTATTTGATAATGTACTAAACCTATTTGATTGTAAGCTTGATGATGATTTATATTAATATTTATTGCTTGACTATAATTAGTAATTGCTGTGTGATACTCACCTAATTGATAATTAACTAAACCGAGTTTATAATAAATATCAGCATCACTATTATTAAACTGTAAAGCTTGATTGTAACTATTAATTGCCGCTGCATATTCCCCTTTTTGGAAATATTCATCACCGAGATTTAAATAAAAAATAGTTAAATCAACAGGTGTAGATTGGGGTTTAATTATTTGACTTTGAGATAAATCAGATTTATGAGAATTTGCCGAAATTGAAAATTGTTCTAAATAGGAAAATAAACCACCACCATACAATAATTGATTAATTCCAAAGGAAATTTTCCCAGTTTTCAATTTAATCATTTGCGTGGGGAGAAATCCAGCTAAAAAAAGGTGATATGCAGATTGGGCTTCATTGACTTCTTCTTGAATCAAAATACAAACAATTACTGCATTTTTTTCCACTTCTTCTGCACTCACTGACCATCTAACTCTATCAATACTACCGTGACGAGATTTGACTTCAACGCCAATTACAGAATTAGCAGTGAGTGTAAAATCACTTTTGCCATCACCACCAAAGCGTTTTTCATAATCTACTTCCGTAATAAAATCAGCTAATCTTTCTTTAACAACTTCCTCGCCTAATTTACCTTTAAGATTATTAATAAAAACGTCACGGACTGGAGAAGTGCGTTTATATTTTTCCGCCATTAACCAGCAAAATTCCCGTAATGCCTTTAATCTCTCACCAGAAATAATAGTTAATTCACTATGTTGACCTTCTATTTCACAATGAAGTAGACAACTAGATGTTAACCTTTTCAAAAAGTCAGATTGTAGCGATCGCAGGAGAGTAATCCAATCCATGTCTAATATTTCTGCGGTCTTTTTATGTAAAGCAAGAGCTTCATTGGTGTCAACTTAACGCAAAACCCCATGCCGAACTCAAGTTCCTTGCTAATATCGAAAGTTCTCTTTTGATGACTAAACACTAGCAAAATTTATTAGTCCGTTTTAACGGACTTGAGCTATGAGACAGGGAATTTATTCCCTGGCGGTTCTTACGTTGACACCAATAAACACTGCTAAACCCTTACAAATCTATAGAAATCCAGTTTGATTCTTAAAAAATACGTAAGGTGTGTTAACGATAACGTAACGCACCAGATCCTTGATCATGGTGCTAAGGATTTTTTCTTTCTTCCTTGATTTGGCGTAAAGTTTGGATAAGTTTCTGATTAGATTCAGTAGATACAGCCGGCGAATTACTACTGGATTTTTCAGAAGTGACAGAATTAGAAGTATTTACTGA is a window encoding:
- a CDS encoding heavy metal translocating P-type ATPase — its product is MQLIPKSEIVIESAPPTKILNSEKIILDVGGMKCAGCVNAVEKQLIQHPGVKSVCVNLATEVAVVEAEIGTVDAEALIQGLTATGFPSQLRTAKGAGDKSTIPNPEVRQRQEMQGIVRQLGIASLLLLLSGIGHFGNIGSVIFPFLNDIWFHCGLATIAIIIPGRPILVEGWLGWRRGAPNMNTLIGLGTLTAYIASLVALLFPQMGWECFFDEPVMMLGFILLGRTLEKQARVRAAKAFRQLLALVPQTARLIINPESEKLIAGANIMEIPAEQVRVGEWLQVLPGDKIPVDGEVRFGQTTIDESMLTGESVPVMKQAGDTVTGGTLNQSGAIAIQATRTGDDTILAQIVALVEAAQTRKAPVQKLADTVAGYFTYGVLTAAGLTFLFWYLLGTHLWPDVTMTGGMIMAHNMGHNPQHLIPHTQYSALLISLKLAIAVMVVACPCALGLATPTAILVGTGMGAERGLLIKGGDVLEKVHKLDTVVFDKTGTLTTGKPTVTDCLVITESTLPLSLIQLAAAVESGTYHPLATAIQQEAKRQDLAIPHAVEFHTEPGMGVSAVVEGKKVLLGNWEWFNYHQINITETAEKQGQRLATEGKTVIGVAVDGTLTGLIAVSDTLRPDAKTAVDKLRQMGLRVMLLSGDRLEAASAIAKQLGIANTDIMAGIPPAQKAATIQSLQCGKIKTYVAMVGDGINDAPALSQADVGIALHSGTDVAMETAEIILMRNSLTDVVKAIQLSRATFKTIRQNLFWAFAYNTIGIPLAAGVLLPSWGFVLGPASAAALMAFSSVSVVTNSILLRRFAP
- a CDS encoding TM2 domain-containing protein encodes the protein MSNLNPSYTTKQLLAGYAGIIFGGFGLHKFILGYTSEGFIMLAISVIGGSFTYGFTLIVMQIVGLIEAMIYFNKPHEEFVNTYFVNKQGWF
- the thyD gene encoding thylakoid membrane protein ThyD produces the protein MKIAISGATGFVGSRLVERLHTEGHRILVLTRNPTFAQKVFPSPAFPNLEIIAYTPSVSGSWQDAISGCDGVVNLAGEPIAEGRWTPERKQEILNTRKLGTQKIVEAIAKANPHPIVLVNTSAIGYYGTSETASFDEDSASGNDFLAQVCQEWEAEARKVKDTNVRLVILRFGIVLGNGGALGKMITPFKLFAGGPIGSGQQWFSWIHLDDIVSLIIQALTKPTMEGVYNATAPQPVRMNDLSTTMGNVMNRPSWLPVPGFAIEAILGDGAKVVLEGQQVLPKRTLESGFEYQYPNLQSALTQILT
- a CDS encoding type II CAAX endopeptidase family protein, with protein sequence MTIKRLLLIGLTLLAIMLSGLSLLNSWQKPQFQSRLELYQTNIVLQAQAWKPEDSSDKSIQTLQESILGANPLESAIKQYQEASESIQTSLETTNKKLAALQSSAVTPVSAEEKSLQKSSQQQGKLLAEVDLRLGILQAQQQEADKAIKTWNQLQQYSDINPKYQETAQVLSGIWSKPPRLLPKAEQIIQQNLNSWFRFTALDQLYQLQQRQEALLSLKIAQQAAATQALLKLAIIATIPTLTAFIGIILLLFLLVQRLLKGQASILATNGNLVWSTPWNWEIIIQVFILGFFLMGQLFIPELLSILPIPRGTGNARIEAFMVLVSYMFVAFGCFSVLYFSIRRFFPLPENWFRFNFFSNWFLWGLGGYCTALPIVVIVSLINQKLWQGQGGSNPLLQMALESRDNTALGIFFFTAAIAAPFFEEFLFRGFLLPSLTRYTSVWGAILISSLLFAAAHLSLSEILPLSALGIVLGIVYTRSRNLLSSMLLHSLWNSGTLISLFLLGSNN
- the recJ gene encoding single-stranded-DNA-specific exonuclease RecJ; the protein is MEWILTGTEKPPDWFIELVKSYPTGGDFAAQLFWQRGIQDQEKLAAFINYQSYQPASSFEFGQEMNLAIERLITAGKTGAKIVIWGDFDADGITSTAVLWDGLGEFFQQHRQLSYYIPNRLTESHGLNKPGIDILAAQGCQLIVTCDTGSTNIAEIIYAQSLGIDVIVTDHHTLPSERPPVVAIINPRYLAKEHPLYHLSGVAVAYKLVEALYISLPDIPAHPLTDLLDLVAVGLIADLVQLSGDCRYLAQLGIQQLHTDYQKLPTARRRPGVGKLLELCQKSGDRPTDISFGLGPRINAVSRIHGDASFCVELLTSRDMQRCQQLAEETELANSRRKSLQKDVQVQVTKKLNQLDLSTTSVIVLEDPQWAGGVLGLVAGQIAQETGRPTILLSTEAKENKTDSSPSFARGSARSINSVDLYQLVQEQAHLLDRFGGHPFAAGLSLLVENIPLFTAAINQKLRQSLGGINLTPTVQADLVVTVADLGKDLFLELKLLEPCGMGNPIPKLLIKNCWFENSWHRNEQDLKGNKIQYIKTDFNIRDDSTNNPFPGIWWGHYKEELPIGKCDCIAEIDFNSFKNRYEIRLVALRSHTGTELKTQNSAMILDWRNQEDLGELKSEKSLLIMKNCPTNWDNLRLWWKQSLNQQKQLVIAWRKPQNQTPRDVLVTLVGIAKYLGRTNQLVTRVQILEKLGISDQSLYLGFQALKYLGFIVQRQNHHLQISWDFKYYQKPADYAISQFLAAVREEQFQRDYFSHVPLSIIVAMIGK